Proteins encoded together in one Calditrichota bacterium window:
- a CDS encoding helix-turn-helix domain-containing protein → MDPISQTAIFCDELRKAREYQGLSLEDVMRRTRIPREYLEALENGRLEVIPSAIRRGVVAAYVQASGMNSDKVLKTLESLQGIQPASDIGTLTSDRSTRERLTVGMTRAQIQTAWFASIAGNRFLHWSLTVLLLLVGVLLAAQWRDGAKSILKPSSPAIYVHDPVTSFRATPVLAASEVPLESLTAGLVSLNLEAELMILDTGKVHIFWGLADGPNLNVYPYDKVKITANSGIRVALYEGARGYLIASKDTLMPHFTKDSAAVWLSFPDFSGPEEADTIAVDNKIDG, encoded by the coding sequence TTGGATCCGATTTCTCAGACTGCAATCTTCTGTGACGAACTCAGAAAGGCCCGGGAATACCAGGGCCTTTCTCTTGAGGACGTTATGCGGCGTACGCGCATCCCCCGGGAATACCTCGAAGCTCTCGAAAACGGTCGCCTTGAGGTCATTCCATCCGCTATCAGGCGAGGGGTTGTCGCCGCATACGTTCAAGCGTCAGGGATGAACTCCGACAAAGTCCTGAAGACGCTCGAGTCCCTCCAAGGAATCCAACCTGCTTCCGATATCGGGACTCTGACCTCAGACCGTAGCACCCGGGAGCGCTTGACAGTCGGCATGACACGGGCACAGATCCAAACGGCGTGGTTTGCAAGCATTGCGGGAAACAGATTCCTCCATTGGTCGCTCACAGTGTTGCTGCTGCTCGTTGGCGTGCTGTTGGCGGCTCAATGGCGTGATGGAGCAAAAAGCATCCTCAAACCGTCGAGCCCCGCAATATATGTCCATGACCCGGTCACCTCTTTTCGCGCCACTCCAGTACTGGCTGCCTCAGAGGTGCCCCTCGAGTCGCTTACAGCCGGTTTGGTCAGTCTAAATCTTGAAGCCGAGCTCATGATTCTTGATACGGGGAAAGTCCACATATTCTGGGGACTCGCTGACGGTCCGAATTTGAATGTCTATCCTTATGATAAAGTTAAAATTACGGCAAATTCGGGAATTCGAGTGGCCCTTTACGAAGGTGCACGTGGCTATCTGATTGCGTCAAAAGACACTCTAATGCCCCATTTTACAAAGGATTCTGCTGCTGTTTGGCTATCATTCCCGGACTTTTCTGGCCCGGAAGAGGCGGACACAATTGCGGTCGACAACAAGATTGACGGTTGA